A DNA window from Vagococcus penaei contains the following coding sequences:
- a CDS encoding septation ring formation regulator EzrA: MNNNKLWLWMLLIVIVLAVLVYLAAFFMRRKNHDQLEELERRKLALFDLPVLEEIDDVKKMHLVGQSQNTFREWNQKWVDISTISFAELESLIFDIENLNETFRFMKVKDAISEANVTIDNMEREVEEIRQGLRELAESEERNSEAVQKALDAYEEMSQSVTSDPERYGVAYKELEKQIQGIDREFTQFRALNTAGDPMEARVVLEDAEDSTYHLKKIIDQIPPLFDTLDKVFPKQLKEIKDGYETLKKDHYIFESDIIPTSVEKIEGRVHSTLMNLEKLEVENVEKLNVDIAKEIDQLYDIMEKEIESRHFVNDNKNVLANFLTHTEENNQRLVIELDHIAQSYILTHNEIGKVRSFQSQMEEIRNELTTANKKLEEKTAIFSQVANFYKDSLAQLKDIEAEQMKIDHAIKDFAPRERKAIKKIDDYELELRNLKRYIEKQRLPGIPNNYLEFFFVTSERIEELSKELNKIRIDMNHIDRLLQSCDDDIVSLKERTDNLIDNASLTEQMIQYANRFRFSNPEIKNAIDKSMSLFAREYNYQESLDVISEAIDRIEPGVTDRIRKYYLNNKEDMM; encoded by the coding sequence ATGAATAATAATAAACTTTGGTTATGGATGTTACTAATCGTAATTGTCCTAGCTGTTTTAGTGTACCTAGCTGCCTTTTTTATGAGACGAAAAAATCATGATCAGTTAGAAGAATTAGAAAGACGCAAATTGGCACTATTTGATTTGCCAGTACTAGAAGAGATTGATGACGTTAAAAAAATGCACTTGGTAGGCCAAAGTCAAAATACCTTTAGAGAATGGAACCAAAAATGGGTTGACATTTCAACTATTTCTTTTGCGGAATTAGAAAGTTTGATTTTTGATATTGAAAATTTAAATGAGACTTTCCGTTTTATGAAAGTAAAAGATGCTATCTCAGAAGCAAATGTAACAATAGATAATATGGAGCGTGAAGTTGAAGAAATTCGTCAAGGTTTACGTGAATTAGCTGAAAGTGAAGAGCGTAATTCAGAAGCGGTACAAAAAGCTTTGGACGCTTATGAAGAAATGAGTCAGTCTGTAACTTCTGATCCAGAACGTTATGGCGTGGCTTATAAAGAGCTTGAAAAGCAAATTCAAGGAATTGACCGTGAATTTACCCAGTTTAGAGCATTGAATACTGCTGGAGACCCAATGGAAGCACGTGTTGTCTTAGAAGATGCAGAAGATAGTACGTATCATCTTAAAAAGATTATTGATCAAATTCCACCTCTATTTGATACACTAGATAAAGTTTTTCCTAAACAATTAAAAGAGATTAAAGATGGATATGAGACACTAAAAAAAGATCATTATATTTTTGAAAGTGATATTATTCCAACTAGTGTTGAAAAAATTGAAGGTCGTGTTCATTCGACTTTAATGAATTTAGAAAAATTAGAAGTTGAGAACGTTGAAAAATTAAATGTTGATATTGCGAAAGAAATTGACCAATTATACGATATTATGGAAAAAGAAATTGAATCACGTCATTTTGTTAATGATAACAAAAATGTGTTGGCGAATTTCTTGACACATACTGAAGAGAATAATCAACGTTTAGTTATCGAATTAGATCATATTGCTCAAAGTTACATATTGACACATAATGAGATTGGTAAAGTCAGAAGTTTCCAATCACAGATGGAAGAAATACGTAATGAATTAACTACTGCTAACAAAAAACTTGAAGAAAAAACTGCTATTTTTTCACAGGTAGCTAACTTCTATAAAGATAGTTTGGCTCAATTAAAAGATATTGAAGCTGAACAAATGAAAATAGATCATGCAATTAAAGACTTTGCTCCAAGAGAACGCAAAGCAATTAAGAAAATTGATGACTATGAACTGGAATTAAGAAATTTAAAACGTTACATAGAAAAACAACGATTACCAGGTATTCCTAATAACTATCTGGAATTTTTCTTTGTAACTAGTGAACGAATTGAGGAATTAAGTAAAGAACTTAATAAGATTAGAATAGATATGAATCATATCGATCGCTTATTACAGTCTTGTGACGACGACATTGTCTCGTTAAAAGAACGAACAGATAATTTGATTGATAATGCCTCTTTAACTGAGCAAATGATTCAATATGCTAACCGCTTCCGCTTTTCAAATCCAGAAATTAAAAATGCAATCGATAAGAGTATGAGTTTATTTGCAAGAGAATATAATTATCAAGAATCTTTAGATGTTATTTCAGAAGCAATTGACCGAATTGAACCTGGTGTAACAGATCGTATTAGAAAATACTATTTAAATAATAAAGAAGATATGATGTAA
- a CDS encoding cysteine desulfurase family protein — protein MIYFDNSATTKINPGVLDTYLKTSQRFIGNPSSLHRLGEQAHILLEKARSQTASLLDVLPEEIFFTSGGTEGNNWVIKGTAIEKRPFGKHIIVSSIEHGSVSASVQQLAELGCEISYLPTTRDGFIDVASLESMIRPDTILVSTMAVNNEIGTIQPIAEISEILEKYPSIHFHVDAVQAIGKVPTTGWLTERVDFATFSAHKFHGPKGVGFIYWKKGCKLAALLTGGGQEKNKRSGTENLPGIVAMAKALRMTMTDLEQKERYLRRMKNYLYESLATYPQVNLYSQLTDNLTAPHILCFGISGIKGEVLVHAFENKEIFISTTSACSSRKKMDSSTLHAMSVPGKLSETAVRVSFDENNTLSEVEQFLIIFKQLHTKFLKVAK, from the coding sequence GTGATATATTTCGACAATAGTGCAACAACGAAAATTAATCCTGGTGTGTTAGATACATATTTAAAAACATCTCAGCGATTTATTGGCAATCCATCAAGTTTACATCGTTTAGGTGAACAAGCCCATATTTTATTAGAAAAGGCTCGAAGCCAAACTGCCAGTTTATTAGATGTTTTACCAGAAGAAATATTTTTTACTAGTGGTGGGACAGAAGGAAATAATTGGGTGATTAAGGGGACGGCTATTGAAAAGCGACCATTTGGTAAACATATTATTGTGTCTTCAATCGAACATGGTTCAGTTAGTGCTTCTGTTCAACAATTAGCAGAATTAGGTTGTGAGATTAGTTATCTTCCTACAACACGCGACGGATTTATTGATGTAGCGAGTCTAGAATCAATGATTCGTCCAGATACTATTTTAGTATCAACGATGGCTGTAAATAATGAAATAGGTACCATCCAACCGATTGCGGAAATTAGCGAGATTTTAGAAAAGTATCCCTCAATTCATTTTCATGTGGATGCTGTACAAGCGATTGGTAAAGTACCGACTACTGGTTGGTTAACAGAACGCGTAGACTTTGCGACATTTTCAGCACATAAATTCCATGGCCCAAAAGGTGTTGGTTTTATTTATTGGAAAAAAGGTTGTAAATTAGCTGCGCTGTTGACAGGTGGTGGCCAAGAAAAAAATAAACGTAGTGGGACAGAAAATTTACCAGGGATTGTCGCAATGGCGAAAGCTCTGCGAATGACAATGACCGATTTAGAACAAAAGGAACGCTATTTACGTCGAATGAAGAATTATCTTTATGAGTCATTAGCAACTTATCCACAAGTCAACTTGTATTCCCAATTAACCGATAATTTAACAGCGCCACATATTTTGTGTTTTGGAATTAGTGGAATAAAGGGTGAAGTGTTAGTTCATGCCTTTGAAAATAAAGAGATTTTTATCTCAACAACCAGTGCTTGTTCAAGTCGTAAAAAAATGGATAGTAGTACACTCCACGCTATGAGCGTTCCAGGAAAACTATCCGAAACTGCTGTTCGTGTTAGTTTTGATGAGAATAACACATTAAGTGAAGTTGAGCAGTTCTTGATTATTTTTAAACAGCTACATACAAAATTTTTAAAAGTCGCTAAATAA
- the thiI gene encoding tRNA uracil 4-sulfurtransferase ThiI has product MNYTEIMVRYGELSTKGKNRRIFINQLSYNIKNSLHEFPNVKIRADRDRTHLILNGSDSEQVMQRLAPIFGIQSFSPVIRIEKSPELIKKTAVEMVKAIWLPGMTFKVQSRRSDKNFEWDSNDANREVGSAIYHSVPGIEVKMIQPDIRVEVEIRQEAAYLSCETIQGAGGLPVGSSGRGMLMLSGGIDSPVAGYLAMKRGIEIEAVHFYSPPYTSEQSWQKAKELAVKLTPYVGSIQFITVPFTVIQEEIKRCIPAGYWMTITRRFMLRLTDRIREEREGLAIINGESLGQVASQTMHSMLAINDVTTTPVIRPVITMDKSEIVEVAQKIDTFNLAIQPFEDCCTVFAPPEPKTKPKVDKVQHYEARLDVEGLISDAMSQLIIEEVKINDNYLNQSTEEMEDLF; this is encoded by the coding sequence ATGAATTATACAGAAATTATGGTACGTTATGGGGAATTATCTACTAAAGGTAAAAATCGACGTATCTTCATTAATCAATTGTCTTACAATATAAAAAATAGTTTACACGAATTTCCAAACGTTAAAATCCGAGCGGACCGGGATCGAACACATCTAATTCTCAATGGATCAGATAGCGAACAAGTTATGCAACGGTTAGCGCCTATTTTTGGAATTCAAAGTTTTTCACCAGTGATTCGGATTGAAAAATCACCAGAGCTAATCAAAAAAACGGCTGTTGAGATGGTCAAAGCTATTTGGTTACCAGGAATGACTTTTAAAGTACAAAGTCGTCGCTCAGATAAAAATTTTGAGTGGGATAGTAACGATGCTAACCGAGAAGTTGGTTCAGCTATCTACCATAGTGTCCCAGGTATTGAGGTTAAAATGATTCAACCTGATATTCGTGTAGAAGTAGAAATTCGCCAGGAAGCTGCTTATCTATCTTGTGAGACAATTCAGGGTGCTGGTGGTTTACCGGTTGGTTCGAGTGGTCGAGGAATGCTAATGCTATCTGGTGGAATTGATTCGCCAGTTGCTGGTTATTTAGCTATGAAACGTGGAATCGAGATTGAAGCAGTCCATTTTTATAGTCCACCTTATACAAGTGAACAATCATGGCAAAAAGCTAAAGAATTAGCAGTAAAATTAACACCTTATGTGGGCAGTATCCAATTTATCACTGTACCATTTACTGTGATTCAAGAAGAAATTAAACGATGTATTCCTGCAGGATACTGGATGACGATTACTCGTCGTTTTATGCTACGCTTAACTGATAGAATTCGTGAAGAACGTGAAGGATTAGCTATTATCAATGGTGAATCTTTAGGACAGGTTGCTTCGCAAACTATGCATAGTATGTTGGCGATTAATGATGTGACAACGACACCAGTCATTCGACCCGTGATTACAATGGACAAAAGTGAGATTGTTGAAGTAGCACAAAAAATTGACACATTTAATTTGGCAATTCAACCTTTTGAAGATTGCTGTACTGTTTTTGCACCACCTGAGCCGAAGACAAAGCCAAAAGTTGATAAAGTCCAACATTATGAAGCACGCTTAGATGTTGAAGGATTAATCAGTGATGCAATGTCACAATTAATAATTGAAGAAGTTAAAATTAATGACAACTATTTAAATCAATCAACAGAAGAGATGGAAGATTTATTTTAA
- a CDS encoding Ig-like domain-containing protein, producing MKLKKQWPGWVSLLVMAIFVSVLTLKMTVAAKSENVLVSGDGIPSILKEGSPNNQQGSHATSTNKVVSANPAPPTKKRTSKGAGKGEKITEKSANNFQIKQPFNLSPFSGERYNGDPYVTSEVLTSNNERIIDGDTMYFNESYKLRYEWELPNDYFTEGDVVVFTIPKEFVIDDTFDFAVNDQDGQKIGLASVRGNNEDGYRIEMTMTDYVERYSNVSGYFELEFHLNETYIKEGPGTIHLPDQELTVTFPKPPDHGNGGGGDGTGAGNPEAMKKLASIEKSKDGLRYVEWSIQLGREALLGQVESNGTISQKFDSFDDIEHIYITDEPVDQRLIAYSSLDPYWSNAYGWYKTFWNSHPFDYGGIPEDDMGLIGSGPDYHAFKIDLIDQIKQQEKNMNRMVFECMNFSILPNLWIVLSNKTC from the coding sequence GTGAAATTAAAAAAACAGTGGCCTGGTTGGGTTAGTTTATTAGTTATGGCAATATTTGTCAGTGTATTAACGTTAAAAATGACGGTCGCTGCCAAGAGTGAGAATGTTCTTGTTAGTGGGGACGGTATTCCGTCTATTTTAAAAGAGGGATCACCTAATAATCAACAAGGGTCTCATGCCACGAGTACTAATAAAGTCGTTTCAGCTAATCCGGCGCCACCAACGAAAAAAAGAACATCGAAAGGCGCAGGGAAAGGAGAAAAAATAACGGAAAAAAGTGCAAATAATTTTCAAATAAAACAACCATTTAATTTAAGCCCTTTTTCTGGTGAGCGATATAATGGTGATCCTTATGTGACGAGTGAAGTATTAACTTCAAACAATGAAAGGATTATTGATGGTGATACTATGTATTTTAACGAATCGTATAAGCTAAGATACGAATGGGAATTACCAAATGATTATTTCACTGAAGGGGATGTGGTGGTTTTTACCATTCCTAAAGAATTTGTAATTGATGACACGTTTGATTTTGCGGTCAATGATCAAGATGGTCAAAAAATTGGTTTAGCCAGTGTTCGAGGTAACAATGAGGATGGCTATCGGATTGAAATGACTATGACAGATTATGTTGAAAGATATTCAAACGTATCAGGTTATTTTGAACTTGAATTTCATTTGAATGAAACGTATATCAAAGAGGGGCCAGGGACAATTCATTTGCCCGATCAGGAGTTAACAGTGACTTTTCCTAAGCCGCCAGATCATGGAAATGGAGGCGGTGGTGACGGAACCGGTGCTGGAAATCCTGAAGCAATGAAGAAACTTGCATCAATTGAAAAATCTAAAGATGGGCTACGCTATGTCGAATGGTCAATTCAATTAGGTCGCGAAGCCCTATTAGGTCAAGTGGAGAGCAATGGTACTATTAGTCAAAAGTTTGATAGTTTTGATGATATTGAGCATATATATATTACAGATGAACCAGTTGATCAGCGTTTAATTGCTTATAGCTCACTAGATCCTTATTGGTCAAATGCTTACGGTTGGTATAAAACCTTTTGGAATAGTCATCCTTTTGATTATGGGGGTATCCCAGAAGATGACATGGGATTGATTGGTAGTGGACCAGATTATCATGCATTTAAAATTGATTTAATTGATCAAATCAAACAACAAGAAAAAAATATGAACCGGATGGTTTTCGAATGTATGAATTTCAGTATTTTACCGAACCTTTGGATCGTTTTGAGCAACAAGACTTGCTAA
- a CDS encoding SpaA isopeptide-forming pilin-related protein: MYEFQYFTEPLDRFEQQDLLNEAVVTIVGKDGENTEYRLENSIQWNTGEGGGVGSRGSVILKKVDEDTNEALEDAVFDLYKVTPNGPDDLINLNLITNSKGEITVSNLKVGDYYFEEKRAPIGYELPEDNRFEFSITSDNIHNEVAVSVLVDNKRLADRELSLTKVDESGNAIGNSNEQYVARFHLEYYKDNRWQRVNDKVYETNKDGQINLEEADLADLPVPYDYRFKEVKAPYGFELPDDPYTDVFHIDKYSVEPNVLTKINKKLDHQITLEKTIESVNGSTNATSVEGMVFVLQRLTNNQWYQFTQNKFTTDKNGQIKITNDTHPNLIQAMIDSDYEQFRFREYSVPERSGLQDPQFPTDGTEKKGNPGDQFSVSIPIDELREGTEAGRSVHLKTLKLENKWIRYALNFTKKDSVNGDRLKGAEFTLMEKDNPNAIVTSKGENSIFTFDDLIINQVYFIKETKAPEGYGARSEYYELFLDLDEKMHVSLVHETSKKTELKEGTDFTWDGQNLKLDFDIKNTAMPKIPNTGGWGITIYALVGISLVSLGSVLYHRLTTNSKQRRR; encoded by the coding sequence ATGTATGAATTTCAGTATTTTACCGAACCTTTGGATCGTTTTGAGCAACAAGACTTGCTAAACGAAGCTGTGGTTACGATAGTTGGTAAAGATGGTGAAAATACAGAATATCGTTTGGAAAATTCGATTCAATGGAATACAGGAGAAGGTGGCGGTGTTGGTAGTCGAGGTAGCGTCATTTTAAAAAAAGTTGATGAGGATACTAATGAAGCTTTAGAAGACGCTGTTTTTGATTTGTATAAAGTCACACCCAATGGTCCAGATGATTTAATTAATTTGAATCTGATTACTAATTCAAAGGGTGAAATCACTGTGTCAAATTTGAAAGTTGGCGATTACTATTTTGAGGAAAAAAGAGCGCCAATTGGATATGAATTACCTGAAGATAATCGCTTTGAGTTTAGTATTACCTCAGATAATATTCATAATGAAGTTGCGGTATCCGTTTTAGTTGATAATAAACGACTAGCTGATCGTGAATTATCCTTAACCAAAGTCGATGAATCAGGTAATGCCATTGGAAACTCAAATGAGCAGTATGTCGCAAGGTTTCATTTAGAATATTATAAAGATAATCGTTGGCAACGTGTGAATGATAAAGTGTATGAAACAAATAAAGACGGTCAGATTAATTTAGAGGAAGCAGATTTAGCTGATTTGCCGGTACCCTATGATTATCGTTTTAAAGAAGTCAAAGCACCTTATGGCTTTGAGCTTCCAGATGATCCTTATACTGATGTTTTTCATATTGATAAATATTCAGTTGAGCCGAATGTTTTGACTAAAATTAATAAAAAATTGGACCATCAAATAACTTTAGAGAAAACAATTGAGTCAGTTAATGGGTCAACAAATGCAACATCAGTTGAAGGAATGGTTTTTGTTCTCCAACGGTTAACGAATAATCAATGGTATCAATTTACACAAAATAAATTTACGACAGATAAAAATGGTCAGATTAAAATTACGAATGATACTCATCCCAATTTGATTCAAGCAATGATTGATAGTGACTATGAACAATTCCGTTTTAGGGAATATAGTGTTCCTGAAAGAAGTGGTCTTCAAGATCCGCAGTTCCCAACTGATGGAACGGAAAAAAAGGGTAATCCTGGAGATCAATTTTCTGTGAGTATTCCGATTGATGAATTACGTGAAGGCACCGAAGCAGGCCGTAGCGTTCATTTAAAGACACTTAAATTAGAGAATAAATGGATTCGTTACGCTCTTAACTTTACCAAAAAAGACTCTGTTAATGGAGATCGATTAAAAGGTGCTGAATTTACGTTAATGGAGAAGGATAATCCAAACGCCATTGTTACAAGTAAAGGGGAAAATTCAATTTTTACGTTCGATGACTTGATTATTAATCAAGTATATTTTATTAAAGAAACGAAAGCGCCTGAAGGTTATGGTGCAAGATCAGAGTATTATGAATTATTTTTAGATTTGGATGAAAAAATGCACGTATCCTTAGTACACGAGACGAGTAAAAAAACAGAATTAAAAGAGGGAACTGATTTTACTTGGGATGGACAAAATCTCAAATTAGATTTCGATATTAAAAATACTGCAATGCCCAAAATACCTAATACTGGCGGGTGGGGAATAACCATCTACGCTTTGGTTGGTATCAGTTTAGTCAGTTTAGGTTCAGTACTTTATCATCGTTTAACAACCAATAGCAAGCAGAGGAGAAGATAG
- a CDS encoding SpaH/EbpB family LPXTG-anchored major pilin: MKKKKQQISSILSIFILLSVILTGIIGLSQEVDARIMNVEKKGQLTIHKYLNPDIIPIENGGNGFQGNGTTANGPGSQGPIPGDADANSGNGSMQPLPGAEFSVYGRLTTEEVNQLMIAGSQTTPTYNPEDPKPLDTLKVKDFIDGRKADFVGITNEQGQVTWSNIAINTVDLADNLYLVVETKTPTSGPDGQPVVQQPSMPVIVNVPSTNPDVDTAGKEVNNYNYDVNLYMKNYNQTEPGIEKEIDKPTHSVGEEVKYKLTVSPLAFDMNEYKQLIVTDELAPELNFLTLGHTGGAAYLPMDQGDTISSNKPSIKAEESVVFFRGSDESQKIVLTQGTDYSVSHPDKNTNGTLRWTFTEAGLKKLTGIQAGDGSRIELYFTAITNEKASVNQAVPNDAKLDFQNKWGYGTIKDPTPTPGNPDPKYPTAPKPTEVVNTLWGERWFEKRDKQNNALKLEGAEFLVRNRSVRPVTALNGKGEMVTYPANTQLYAIISNKKEAGYPLIFNPDTSKDTTHPWLKNNEYVVGWTPDWKEAYNNHWTISSGKDGRFHIEGLEYTNQIHYRKMYIFAEMGIEKVNGTSVEVVKDYHYILAEPRTPKTSKADIEAEISAQLKEHPGDKSGNGAWKFYKESEADSRLFSELKDPKQMIDYLGDQWNDYELIEVRAPEGYSPMEKNIEKEAAAPSGTTEAGDYEPGGKDVFEHPLGFTVPGLSTEGLPNYGTPNYEGDLKNPDNNVVPVPNAKLPKIPLTGGIGTFIFLGVGALLMIGAFLLRKQRQKTPIK, translated from the coding sequence ATGAAAAAGAAAAAACAACAAATCAGCAGTATCCTTTCTATTTTTATTTTATTAAGTGTCATCCTAACGGGAATTATTGGACTGAGTCAAGAGGTTGATGCAAGAATTATGAATGTTGAAAAAAAAGGGCAACTAACGATTCATAAATATTTAAATCCAGATATTATACCAATTGAAAATGGTGGCAATGGGTTTCAAGGTAATGGGACGACAGCCAATGGACCTGGGAGCCAAGGGCCAATTCCAGGGGATGCAGATGCTAACAGTGGTAATGGTTCGATGCAACCATTACCAGGGGCGGAGTTTTCAGTTTATGGTCGTTTGACGACTGAAGAAGTCAATCAATTAATGATTGCTGGTTCGCAAACAACACCAACTTATAATCCAGAGGATCCTAAACCACTTGATACATTAAAAGTAAAGGATTTTATTGATGGCCGAAAAGCAGATTTTGTTGGAATAACGAATGAGCAAGGTCAAGTTACTTGGTCAAATATTGCGATTAATACAGTCGATTTAGCCGATAATTTATATTTAGTCGTAGAAACGAAAACACCAACGTCTGGTCCAGATGGTCAGCCAGTAGTGCAACAACCTTCTATGCCCGTGATTGTGAATGTACCATCAACAAATCCAGATGTTGATACAGCTGGAAAAGAAGTCAATAACTATAATTATGATGTGAATTTATATATGAAAAATTATAATCAAACGGAACCAGGTATTGAAAAAGAAATTGACAAGCCAACACATTCAGTTGGTGAAGAAGTAAAATATAAGCTAACTGTGTCACCTTTAGCATTTGATATGAATGAGTATAAACAATTAATTGTGACAGATGAATTAGCGCCTGAGTTAAATTTCTTAACGTTAGGCCATACTGGTGGTGCAGCCTATTTACCAATGGATCAAGGAGATACAATTTCAAGTAACAAGCCGAGTATCAAAGCTGAAGAGAGTGTAGTCTTTTTTAGAGGTAGTGATGAAAGTCAAAAAATTGTGCTAACTCAAGGAACAGATTACTCAGTGAGTCATCCAGATAAAAATACAAATGGGACGCTACGTTGGACGTTTACAGAAGCAGGATTAAAAAAATTAACGGGAATTCAGGCAGGTGATGGTAGTCGGATTGAATTATATTTTACTGCTATTACTAATGAAAAAGCTAGTGTAAATCAGGCAGTCCCTAATGATGCAAAACTCGATTTTCAAAATAAGTGGGGCTATGGTACGATTAAAGATCCAACGCCCACACCTGGAAATCCAGATCCTAAATACCCAACTGCTCCTAAACCAACAGAAGTAGTGAATACTCTATGGGGTGAACGTTGGTTTGAAAAGCGTGACAAACAAAACAATGCTTTGAAATTGGAAGGGGCCGAGTTTTTAGTGAGAAATCGCTCAGTTCGTCCAGTGACAGCATTAAACGGTAAAGGTGAAATGGTAACTTATCCAGCTAATACACAGCTATATGCGATTATTTCAAACAAAAAAGAAGCTGGCTACCCATTAATTTTTAACCCTGATACAAGTAAAGATACGACACACCCTTGGTTGAAAAATAATGAATATGTTGTTGGTTGGACACCTGATTGGAAAGAAGCTTATAACAATCATTGGACAATTTCTTCTGGTAAAGATGGTCGTTTCCATATTGAAGGTTTAGAATATACAAATCAAATTCATTATCGGAAAATGTATATTTTTGCCGAAATGGGAATTGAAAAAGTAAATGGTACTTCTGTGGAAGTAGTGAAGGATTATCATTATATCTTAGCTGAACCTAGAACGCCAAAAACATCTAAGGCTGATATTGAGGCCGAGATTAGTGCTCAATTAAAAGAACATCCTGGTGATAAGTCTGGAAATGGCGCATGGAAATTCTATAAAGAATCAGAAGCTGATTCACGTTTGTTTAGCGAATTAAAGGATCCGAAACAAATGATCGATTACTTAGGAGATCAATGGAATGATTATGAATTAATCGAAGTACGTGCACCTGAAGGGTATTCACCAATGGAAAAAAATATTGAAAAAGAAGCGGCTGCTCCAAGTGGAACAACGGAAGCTGGTGACTATGAACCGGGTGGTAAAGATGTCTTTGAACATCCTCTTGGCTTTACTGTTCCAGGTTTAAGTACGGAAGGTCTACCAAATTATGGTACACCAAATTATGAGGGAGATCTTAAAAATCCTGACAATAATGTAGTACCAGTACCTAATGCAAAACTCCCTAAAATCCCATTAACTGGTGGTATTGGAACGTTTATTTTCTTAGGAGTTGGCGCATTACTAATGATTGGCGCATTCTTATTACGTAAACAACGTCAAAAAACGCCAATAAAATAA
- a CDS encoding class C sortase, whose protein sequence is MLKKLSYILAILGLLVLLSLPILGIRQHLKQAKVVSTFKENQVTYQEHPEMTEYLKEQHRLRNKQHLVDPFSQELLDDNQADNQNDVPVVTEDEFKKVTSENSEVVGYITLPTINEKDLPIYIGATSDNLAKGIAQVAGTDLPLDGKGTHSVLSGHRGYYGTNFFMYLDYLQIGDIFYVTYLDQTAAYMVTGNEVITPMEAEKLIVKPPSNEEWLTLLTCHPLPYLDKRLLVHSQRIPLELTKGQTLQKVDSSDHTNQSDWQEKLVGGEVAVNLPKSQVLRQVSGLLQHSVKLYVVILIVGGMTLILLLYRLIKSFVND, encoded by the coding sequence ATGCTTAAAAAATTATCGTATATTTTGGCTATTTTAGGTCTACTTGTTTTATTGAGCTTACCGATTTTAGGTATTAGACAACATCTTAAACAGGCTAAAGTCGTATCAACATTTAAAGAGAATCAAGTGACCTATCAAGAGCATCCCGAAATGACTGAGTACCTTAAAGAACAGCATCGATTGCGTAATAAGCAGCATTTAGTTGATCCTTTTAGTCAAGAACTACTTGATGACAATCAAGCAGATAATCAAAATGATGTTCCAGTAGTGACAGAGGATGAGTTTAAAAAAGTGACGAGTGAGAATTCAGAAGTGGTTGGCTACATAACCCTCCCAACTATTAATGAAAAAGATTTACCTATATACATTGGTGCAACTAGTGATAATCTAGCTAAGGGAATTGCACAAGTGGCAGGAACAGATTTGCCACTTGATGGTAAAGGTACCCATAGTGTGTTATCCGGACATCGTGGTTACTATGGTACTAACTTCTTTATGTATCTTGATTATCTTCAGATAGGTGATATTTTTTATGTCACCTATCTAGATCAAACTGCTGCGTATATGGTGACAGGTAATGAAGTCATTACACCAATGGAGGCAGAAAAATTAATTGTTAAGCCGCCTTCAAACGAAGAATGGCTAACTCTTTTGACGTGCCATCCATTGCCATATTTAGATAAACGGTTATTGGTTCATAGTCAACGTATTCCACTAGAACTGACAAAGGGACAAACTCTACAAAAGGTTGACTCTTCGGACCACACAAATCAATCAGACTGGCAAGAAAAATTAGTTGGTGGTGAGGTCGCTGTTAATTTGCCAAAGAGTCAAGTGTTACGCCAAGTAAGTGGCTTACTGCAACATTCAGTTAAACTCTATGTGGTTATTCTTATTGTGGGAGGTATGACGCTTATTTTATTGTTGTATCGACTCATCAAATCTTTTGTGAACGATTAG